From Microcystis aeruginosa NIES-2549, a single genomic window includes:
- a CDS encoding DUF6825 family protein, whose translation MTNPVIHAFFLGRAIAEVIGEQLEDALTNALSELGKFDAEQRENLRQFVEEVQKRADRAVEKGVYTGTESSGSSSADVQENIDEMRAEIAQLRSELKNHRN comes from the coding sequence ATGACTAACCCCGTTATTCACGCCTTTTTCCTCGGACGAGCGATCGCTGAAGTGATCGGTGAACAGCTAGAAGATGCGTTGACCAACGCTTTAAGCGAATTAGGCAAATTTGATGCCGAACAACGGGAAAACCTGCGGCAATTCGTCGAAGAAGTGCAAAAGAGAGCCGATCGAGCCGTGGAAAAGGGAGTATATACTGGTACAGAGTCCAGTGGTTCCTCCAGTGCCGATGTGCAGGAAAACATCGACGAAATGCGGGCTGAAATCGCCCAATTGCGCTCGGAACTAAAAAACCACCGTAATTAA
- a CDS encoding ABC1 kinase family protein: MPALEVAQNSYRWNRENYSINRRRLDIWRFVLTVLYQFWLNGKKWSYNGGYSEEKLAGRRRKQAAWIRETMLELGPTFIKVGQLFSTRADLFPLEYVEELSKLQDQVPAFTYEQASKIIEASLGKPLNQLFKSFDPIPLAAASLGQVHRAQLKTGEDVVVKVQRPGLKKLFSIDLTILKKIAQYFQNHPKWGKGRDWTGIYEECCKILWEETDYLNEGRNADTFRRNFRGEDWVKVPKVYWRYTSPQVLTLEYLPGIKISHYEALEAAGLDRKLLAKLGAKAYLIQLLNNGFFHADPHPGNIAVDSDGSLIFYDFGMMGQIKTNVREKLMQTLFGIAQKDADRVVTSLVDLGALTANGDMGAVRRSIQYMLDNFMDKPFEEQSVASISDDLYEIAYDQPFRFPATFTFVMRAFSTLEGVGKGLDPEFNFMEVAQPFALQLVNDMTGNHGSNILDELGRQAAQVSSTALSLPRRIDDTIEKLERGDIRVRVRSSESDRLLRRLGMIQMGTNYTLLISALVISATLLFVSGFGWLTLVPMAISLLPGIALVRLWRKIERQDRMM; the protein is encoded by the coding sequence ATGCCGGCCCTCGAAGTCGCCCAAAATAGCTATCGTTGGAATCGAGAAAACTATTCCATCAATCGTCGTCGTCTAGATATTTGGCGATTCGTTCTGACCGTACTTTATCAATTCTGGCTCAACGGTAAAAAATGGAGCTATAACGGCGGCTATAGCGAGGAAAAACTCGCCGGCAGACGCAGAAAACAAGCCGCTTGGATTCGGGAAACCATGCTAGAATTGGGGCCGACTTTTATTAAAGTCGGTCAACTGTTTTCTACCCGTGCCGATCTTTTTCCCCTCGAATATGTGGAAGAACTCTCGAAACTACAGGATCAGGTTCCCGCGTTTACCTACGAACAGGCCAGCAAAATTATCGAGGCATCCCTCGGTAAACCCCTCAATCAACTCTTTAAAAGCTTCGATCCCATCCCCCTGGCAGCCGCTAGTTTAGGGCAAGTTCACCGGGCCCAACTGAAAACCGGGGAAGATGTGGTGGTCAAAGTCCAACGGCCCGGATTGAAAAAATTATTTAGTATCGATCTGACCATCCTAAAAAAAATCGCCCAATACTTCCAAAATCATCCCAAATGGGGTAAAGGTCGCGATTGGACGGGGATTTATGAAGAATGCTGTAAAATTCTCTGGGAAGAAACCGATTATCTCAACGAAGGTCGTAACGCCGACACTTTTCGCCGTAATTTTCGCGGGGAAGATTGGGTGAAAGTACCAAAAGTCTATTGGCGCTACACCTCTCCCCAGGTTTTAACCCTAGAATATCTCCCCGGCATCAAAATCAGTCATTATGAGGCCCTAGAAGCGGCCGGACTCGATCGCAAATTGTTGGCTAAACTGGGGGCAAAAGCCTATCTAATTCAACTACTCAACAACGGCTTTTTTCACGCAGATCCTCACCCCGGCAATATCGCCGTTGATAGTGATGGCTCCTTAATTTTCTATGATTTCGGCATGATGGGACAAATTAAAACCAACGTGCGCGAAAAATTAATGCAGACTCTCTTTGGAATTGCCCAAAAAGATGCCGATCGCGTGGTCACTTCTCTGGTGGATTTAGGAGCATTAACTGCCAATGGTGATATGGGAGCAGTGCGGCGATCGATCCAGTATATGCTCGATAACTTCATGGATAAACCCTTTGAGGAGCAATCCGTGGCCTCTATCAGCGATGATCTCTATGAAATCGCCTACGATCAGCCTTTTCGCTTTCCCGCTACCTTTACCTTCGTCATGCGGGCATTTTCTACCCTGGAAGGGGTAGGCAAAGGACTCGATCCCGAATTTAACTTTATGGAAGTGGCCCAACCTTTTGCCCTGCAATTAGTAAATGATATGACAGGAAATCATGGCAGTAATATCCTCGATGAGCTAGGACGGCAAGCAGCCCAAGTGAGCAGCACCGCCCTGAGTTTACCCCGACGCATCGATGATACGATCGAAAAATTAGAACGGGGTGATATCCGTGTTCGGGTACGTTCGAGCGAATCTGATCGACTTTTGCGGCGATTGGGTATGATTCAAATGGGAACCAACTATACTTTACTGATCAGTGCTTTGGTGATCTCGGCGACGCTTCTATTTGTCAGTGGTTTTGGTTGGTTAACTTTAGTGCCGATGGCGATTTCGCTGCTGCCGGGGATAGCTCTTGTGAGACTTTGGCGAAAAATTGAACGTCAGGATCGCATGATGTAA
- a CDS encoding Stp1/IreP family PP2C-type Ser/Thr phosphatase: protein MNNLSFGGTTDPGVVRSVNQDSYYIDPDRRFFIVADGMGGHAGGQEASQIATKTIQAHLEEHWNSSLAAGELLQEAITAANEKIIEDQLKNPERQDMGTTLVMAIFRDDGPWYTHIGDSRLYRFREQKLEQVTEDHTWIARAVKMGDMSEEEAKNHPWRHVLFQCLGRRDLPPVTVSPLDVQSGDSLILCSDGLTEEVSDEEISDYLQTGADCQEIVENLVAAAKKAGGSDNITVVMVTQN from the coding sequence ATGAACAACCTTTCTTTTGGAGGAACAACCGATCCTGGTGTAGTGCGATCGGTTAATCAGGACAGTTATTATATCGACCCCGATCGGCGCTTTTTTATCGTTGCCGATGGTATGGGGGGTCATGCAGGAGGCCAGGAAGCTAGTCAAATCGCCACTAAAACTATCCAAGCTCATCTAGAAGAACACTGGAATTCGTCCCTGGCTGCCGGGGAATTGCTGCAGGAGGCAATTACTGCCGCTAACGAGAAGATTATTGAAGATCAGCTGAAAAATCCCGAAAGACAGGACATGGGGACAACCCTAGTCATGGCTATCTTCCGAGACGATGGCCCCTGGTACACCCATATTGGTGATTCCCGTCTCTATCGTTTTCGTGAGCAAAAATTAGAACAGGTGACGGAGGATCATACTTGGATAGCTAGGGCGGTAAAAATGGGCGATATGTCCGAAGAAGAAGCGAAAAACCACCCTTGGCGGCACGTTTTATTTCAATGCCTTGGTCGTCGCGATTTGCCCCCAGTGACGGTGTCTCCCCTCGATGTACAATCTGGCGATAGTTTAATTCTCTGTAGTGATGGTTTGACGGAAGAAGTGTCCGACGAGGAAATTAGCGATTATTTGCAAACTGGTGCCGATTGTCAGGAAATTGTCGAGAATTTAGTGGCAGCGGCCAAAAAAGCTGGCGGTTCTGATAATATCACCGTGGTCATGGTAACGCAAAATTGA